A single window of Rhipicephalus microplus isolate Deutch F79 chromosome 5, USDA_Rmic, whole genome shotgun sequence DNA harbors:
- the LOC119173445 gene encoding uncharacterized protein LOC119173445 isoform X1, protein MKVLIVLAVACAAAHAGFIGGGHGGTSTQHRSQDISGAYSFGYNENHATGGTSRWESGDGVGNKKGSYSLRGADGRWRTVKYVADGAGFRAAVSTNEPGTAPSSPASAGINAPILHVPAGHYDGGYGGYGGAYGAGVYLGGTGYGAGGYYGAGGYYGAGAGIGAGATKAAHVFGAAIPGTGFGGFGGFGGFGGYGGYGGGYGGYGHHGYGGHGIVKHY, encoded by the exons ATGAAG GTTCTCATCGTTCTCGCCGTTGCCTGTGCCGCCGCTCACGCCGGTTTCATCGGTGGTGGCCACGGAGGAACTTCTACCCAGCACCGTTCTCAAGAT ATCTCCGGCGCCTACAGCTTCGGCTACAACGAGAACCACGCCACAGGCGGCACTTCTCGCTGGGAGTCCGGTGACGGCGTGGGCAACAAGAAGGGCTCGTACAGCCTGCGTGGTGCTGACGGCCGCTGGCGTACCGTCAAGTACGTCGCTGATGGCGCTGGATTCCGCGCAGCCGTGTCCACCAACGAGCCAGGCACCGCTCCATCCTCTCCTGCCTCTGCTGGCATCAATGCGCCTATTCTTCACGTTCCTGCCGGACACTATGATGGTGGCTACGGAGGCTACGGTGGTGCCTATGGAGCTGGAGTGTATCTTGGAGGCACTGGTTATGGAGCTGGAGGTTACTACGGAGCTGGAGGTTACTACGGAGCTGGAGCCGGCATCGGAGCCGGAGCGACCAAAGCGGCCCACGTCTTCGGTGCTGCTATTCCCGGAACTGGCTTCGGTGGCTTCGGTGGGTTTGGCGGTTTCGGAGGTTACGGCGGCTACGGAGGAGGCTATGGAGGTTACGGACACCATGGCTATGGTGGTCATGGCATCGTTAAGCATTATTAA
- the LOC119174506 gene encoding uncharacterized protein LOC119174506, which translates to MKVLVVLAVACAAAHAGFIGGGHGGGGTSTQHRSQDISGAYSFGYNENHATGGTSRWESGDGVGNKRGSYSLRGADGRWRTVKYVADGAGFRAAVSTNEPGTAPSSPASAGINAPILHVPAGHHDGGYGGYAGAYGAGAYGGGAYLGGAGYGAGGYYGAGAGIGAGATKAAHVFGAAIPGTGFGGFGGYGGYGGYGGGYGGYGHHGYGGHGIVKHY; encoded by the exons ATGAAG GTCCTCGTTGTTCTCGCCGTTGCCTGCGCCGCCGCTCACGCCGGTTTCATTGGTGGTGGCCATGGGGGCGGAGGAACTTCTACCCAGCACCGTTCTCAGGAC ATCTCCGGCGCCTACAGCTTCGGCTACAACGAGAACCACGCCACAGGCGGCACTTCTCGTTGGGAGTCCGGTGATGGCGTGGGCAACAAGAGGGGCTCGTACAGCCTGCGTGGCGCCGACGGCCGCTGGCGTACCGTCAAGTACGTCGCTGATGGCGCTGGATTCCGCGCAGCCGTGTCCACCAACGAGCCAGGCACCGCTCCATCTTCCCCCGCGTCTGCTGGCATCAATGCGCCCATTCTCCACGTTCCTGCCGGACACCATGATGGTGGCTACGGAGGCTACGCTGGTGCCTATGGAGCTGGAGCGTACGGAGGTGGAGCGTATCTTGGAGGAGCTGGTTATGGAGCTGGAGGTTACTACGGAGCCGGAGCCGGAATCGGAGCCGGAGCGACCAAGGCGGCCCACGTCTTCGGTGCTGCTATTCCCGGAACTGGCTTCGGCGGCTTCGGAGGCTACGGCGGCTACGGTGGCTACGGAGGAGGCTATGGAGGTTACGGACACCACGGCTACGGTGGTCATGGCATCGTTAAGCATTATTAA
- the LOC119173856 gene encoding uncharacterized protein LOC119173856, translating into MKVLIVLAVACAAAHAGFIGGGHGGTSTQHRSQDISGAYSFGYNENHATGGTSRWESGDGVGNKKGSYSLRGADGRWRTVKYVADGAGFRAAVSTNEPGTAPSSPASAGINAPILHVPAGHYDGGYGGYGGAYGAGVYGGGAYLGGAGYGAGGYYGAGAGIGAGATKAAHVFGAAIPGTGFGGFGGFGGYGGYGGYGGGYGGYGHHGYGGHGIVKHY; encoded by the exons ATGAAG GTTCTCATCGTTCTCGCCGTTGCCTGTGCCGCCGCTCACGCCGGTTTCATCGGTGGTGGCCATGGAGGAACTTCCACCCAGCACCGTTCTCAAGAT ATCTCCGGCGCCTACAGCTTCGGCTACAACGAGAACCACGCCACAGGCGGCACTTCTCGCTGGGAGTCCGGTGACGGCGTGGGCAACAAGAAGGGCTCGTACAGCCTGCGTGGTGCTGACGGCCGCTGGCGTACCGTCAAGTACGTCGCTGATGGCGCTGGATTCCGCGCAGCCGTGTCCACCAACGAGCCAGGCACTGCTCCATCCTCCCCCGCCTCTGCTGGCATCAATGCGCCTATTCTTCACGTTCCTGCCGGACACTATGATGGTGGCTACGGAGGCTATGGTGGTGCCTATGGAGCTGGAGTGTATGGAGGTGGAGCGTATCTTGGAGGCGCTGGTTATGGAGCTGGAGGTTACTACGGAGCTGGAGCCGGCATCGGAGCTGGTGCGACCAAGGCGGCCCATGTCTTCGGTGCTGCTATTCCCGGAACTGGCTTCGGTGGCTTCGGTGGCTTCGGTGGTTACGGAGGCTACGGTGGCTACGGAGGAGGCTATGGAGGTTACGGACACCATGGTTACGGGGGTCATGGCATCGTTAAGCATTATTAG